One genomic segment of Mesoterricola silvestris includes these proteins:
- a CDS encoding dicarboxylate/amino acid:cation symporter, producing MQKLRHSLYLQVIIAVLVGAWLGYFRPEFAASMRPLGEGFIKLVKMLIAPIIFLTVVLGIAKMGDMKKVGRVGGKGLLYFEVLTTIALAIGLMIANFVRPGAGMNINPATLDAKAISAYTHGPHLSTVDFIMNIIPKDVADAFAKGDILQILLFAMLFGSALAFVKDDGIPVMKFLDGLNKVFFRLVAMVMRLAPIGAFGAMAFTVGKYGLHSLVSLGKLIACFYATSLLFVILVLGSVMRYSGLNIFKFLRYIREEILIVLGTSSSESALPLMMEKMERLGCSKSVVGMVIPMGYSFNLDGTSIYLTLAALFIAQATNTHVTLTQQLYILAILLLTSKGAAAVTGGGFITLAATLSVVGNIPVAGLALLLGIDRFMSEARAITNLIGNGVASVAVSKWEGELDLDRANYFLDNPRVVEEEEYQLSRVPAQPGVNYEG from the coding sequence CTGCAAAAGCTCAGGCATAGCCTCTATCTCCAGGTCATCATCGCTGTGCTCGTCGGGGCCTGGCTGGGATATTTCCGTCCGGAGTTCGCGGCTTCCATGCGTCCCCTGGGGGAGGGCTTCATCAAGCTGGTGAAGATGCTCATCGCGCCCATCATCTTCCTCACGGTGGTGCTGGGCATCGCCAAGATGGGCGACATGAAGAAGGTGGGCCGCGTGGGCGGCAAGGGCCTCCTGTACTTCGAGGTGCTCACCACCATCGCCCTGGCCATCGGGCTCATGATCGCCAACTTCGTCAGGCCCGGGGCCGGCATGAACATCAACCCGGCCACCCTGGACGCCAAGGCCATCTCGGCCTACACCCACGGCCCGCACCTCTCCACCGTGGACTTCATCATGAACATCATCCCCAAGGACGTGGCCGACGCCTTCGCCAAGGGAGACATCCTCCAGATACTGCTCTTCGCCATGCTCTTCGGCAGCGCCCTGGCCTTCGTCAAGGACGACGGCATCCCCGTCATGAAGTTCCTGGACGGCCTCAACAAGGTCTTTTTCCGCCTCGTGGCCATGGTCATGCGCCTGGCCCCCATCGGGGCCTTCGGCGCCATGGCCTTCACCGTGGGCAAGTACGGCCTCCACTCCCTGGTGAGCCTGGGCAAGCTCATCGCGTGCTTCTACGCCACCAGCCTCCTGTTCGTCATCCTCGTGCTGGGCTCGGTCATGCGCTACTCGGGCCTGAACATCTTCAAGTTCCTGCGCTACATCCGCGAGGAGATCCTCATCGTGCTGGGCACCTCCTCCTCGGAGAGCGCGCTGCCCCTCATGATGGAGAAGATGGAGCGCCTGGGCTGCTCCAAGTCCGTGGTGGGCATGGTCATCCCCATGGGCTACTCCTTCAACCTGGACGGCACCTCCATCTACCTCACCCTGGCGGCGCTCTTCATCGCCCAGGCCACCAACACCCACGTCACCCTCACCCAGCAGCTCTACATCCTGGCCATCCTGCTGCTCACCTCCAAGGGCGCCGCGGCCGTCACGGGCGGGGGCTTCATCACCCTGGCGGCCACCCTCTCCGTGGTGGGCAACATCCCCGTGGCGGGCCTGGCCCTGCTGCTGGGCATCGACCGCTTCATGAGCGAGGCCCGGGCCATCACCAACCTCATCGGCAACGGCGTGGCCTCCGTGGCCGTGTCCAAGTGGGAGGGCGAGCTGGACCTGGACCGGGCCAACTACTTCCTGGACAACCCCCGGGTCGTGGAGGAGGAGGAGTACCAGCTCTCCCGCGTCCCGGCGCAGCCCGGGGTGAACTACGAGGGGTAG
- a CDS encoding DMT family transporter, which produces MAYAGELAALATSLCWAFNSVCFTVAGRRVGSQAVNASRLFMALAMLVLFHLAAFGTAFPFNAGAHRLVPLAISGLIGFAVGDALLFEAFLLLGARVAMLLMTLSPVFSAILARIFLAQSLGLPKVAAILATLAGIAWVVGEGHGESERPKHAALGVLLGVGGALGQSVGLILSEMGMRGGFHPVSANLVRVVAGTVAISVWFLFRGQFLDHARRMKDVKATSYIFAGAITGPVIGVVLSLYAITHTSMGVAATLMSLSPVLLLPISMGVFKERISPRAWAGTVLSIAGAAALFWI; this is translated from the coding sequence ATGGCCTACGCAGGCGAATTGGCAGCCCTGGCGACGTCCCTTTGCTGGGCCTTCAATTCGGTGTGCTTCACCGTGGCGGGCCGCCGGGTGGGATCCCAGGCGGTGAACGCGTCCCGGCTCTTCATGGCCCTGGCCATGCTGGTCCTGTTCCACCTGGCGGCCTTCGGCACGGCCTTCCCCTTCAACGCCGGCGCCCACCGCCTGGTGCCCCTGGCCATCTCCGGCCTCATCGGGTTCGCCGTGGGGGACGCCCTGCTCTTCGAGGCCTTCCTGCTCCTGGGGGCCCGGGTGGCCATGCTCCTCATGACTCTTTCGCCCGTCTTCAGCGCCATCCTGGCCCGGATCTTCCTGGCCCAGTCCCTGGGGCTCCCCAAGGTCGCGGCCATCCTGGCCACCCTGGCCGGCATCGCCTGGGTGGTGGGGGAGGGCCACGGGGAAAGCGAGCGGCCGAAGCACGCCGCCCTGGGCGTCCTCCTGGGCGTCGGTGGCGCCCTGGGCCAGTCCGTGGGCCTCATCCTTTCGGAAATGGGCATGCGGGGCGGCTTCCATCCGGTGTCGGCCAACCTGGTGCGGGTGGTGGCGGGCACCGTGGCCATAAGTGTCTGGTTCCTTTTCCGGGGCCAGTTCCTGGACCACGCCCGGCGCATGAAGGACGTGAAAGCCACGTCCTACATCTTCGCGGGGGCCATCACGGGGCCGGTCATCGGCGTCGTGCTGTCCCTGTATGCGATAACCCACACATCCATGGGCGTGGCCGCGACGCTCATGTCCCTGTCCCCCGTCCTGCTCCTCCCCATTTCCATGGGCGTCTTCAAGGAGCGGATCTCGCCCAGGGCGTGGGCTGGCACCGTGCTATCGATCGCAGGAGCGGCCGCGCTCTTCTGGATTTAA
- a CDS encoding cytochrome ubiquinol oxidase subunit I, translating to MDGLLFWHRFQFGFTATFHYLFPQLTMGLALLILVFKGLALYRGEERFNEAARFWIRIFGLTFGVGVVTGIPLEFQFGTNWARFSRDAGGVIGQTLAMEGMFAFFLESTFLGLLVWGEKKLGPRLHAAAALALFLGSWLSGYFIVATNAFMQHPVGHRVLADGTLGLEHFGAFLFNPWALVQYAHTMTGAVVTGAFVVAAVGAFWTLQGIHGAQARLYLKAGVLAGFIGACAAAFPTGDLQGKQVARHQPVALAAMEGRWQSGRYAEVNLIGQPDVARQRLDNPVRLPGVLSFIAYGSFSSDVKGLDDFPRDTWPTELELLYYGFHIMVGLGTLFIGLMGLAALLLWKGRLERARPLLWCLMLAFPFPFIANSAGWMVAELGRQPWLVFGLLRTASGTSALVHPGQTVFTTLGFAGLYLVLGLLYLFLVAREVANGPEAH from the coding sequence ATGGATGGTCTTCTCTTCTGGCACCGGTTCCAGTTCGGGTTCACGGCGACCTTCCACTACCTGTTTCCCCAGCTGACCATGGGGCTGGCGCTCCTGATCCTGGTCTTCAAGGGGCTGGCCCTGTACCGGGGGGAGGAGCGGTTCAACGAGGCCGCCCGGTTCTGGATCCGCATCTTCGGCCTGACCTTCGGGGTGGGCGTGGTGACGGGGATCCCGCTGGAATTCCAGTTCGGAACCAACTGGGCGCGGTTTTCCCGGGACGCCGGCGGCGTCATCGGCCAGACCCTGGCCATGGAGGGCATGTTCGCCTTCTTCCTGGAGAGCACCTTCCTGGGCCTCCTGGTGTGGGGCGAGAAGAAACTGGGCCCGCGGCTCCACGCGGCGGCCGCCCTGGCCCTGTTCCTGGGGAGCTGGCTCTCGGGCTACTTCATCGTGGCCACCAACGCCTTCATGCAGCACCCGGTGGGCCACCGGGTGCTGGCGGACGGGACCCTGGGGCTGGAGCACTTCGGGGCCTTCCTCTTCAATCCCTGGGCCCTGGTGCAGTACGCCCACACCATGACCGGCGCGGTGGTGACCGGCGCCTTCGTGGTGGCGGCGGTGGGGGCCTTCTGGACCCTGCAGGGGATCCACGGGGCCCAGGCGCGGCTCTACCTCAAGGCCGGGGTGCTGGCGGGCTTCATCGGGGCCTGCGCGGCGGCCTTTCCCACCGGGGACCTCCAGGGCAAGCAGGTGGCGCGCCACCAGCCCGTCGCCCTGGCGGCCATGGAGGGGCGCTGGCAGAGCGGGCGCTACGCGGAAGTGAACCTCATCGGCCAGCCGGACGTGGCCCGGCAGCGCCTGGACAATCCGGTGCGCCTCCCTGGCGTCCTGAGCTTCATCGCCTACGGCTCCTTCTCCAGCGACGTGAAGGGCCTGGATGACTTCCCCCGGGACACCTGGCCGACGGAGCTGGAGCTGCTCTACTACGGCTTCCACATCATGGTGGGCCTGGGCACGCTCTTCATCGGACTCATGGGCCTTGCGGCGCTCCTCCTGTGGAAGGGGCGCCTGGAGCGCGCGCGGCCGCTGCTGTGGTGCCTCATGCTGGCCTTCCCCTTCCCCTTCATCGCCAATTCCGCCGGGTGGATGGTGGCCGAACTGGGGCGCCAGCCCTGGCTGGTGTTCGGGCTCCTGAGGACGGCCTCGGGCACCTCGGCGCTGGTGCACCCGGGCCAGACGGTGTTCACGACCCTGGGCTTCGCCGGGCTCTACCTGGTGCTGGGCCTGCTCTACCTCTTCCTGGTGGCCCGGGAAGTGGCCAACGGCCCCGAAGCCCACTGA
- the cydB gene encoding cytochrome d ubiquinol oxidase subunit II — translation MEMLWFWMVSVVVALYAVMDGFDFGAGALHLFVARDDRERREVLAAIGPLWDGNEVWLLAGGGLLFLGFPRVLAAGFSGFYLAMFMVIWTLIIRGISIEFRSHVADRLWRAFWDGAFALASALMPVLLGAALGNVVRGVPLDGSGFFNIPLFTHWGVGNPVGILDWYTLLTGLLVLATLTAHGALFLAWKTSGAVHRRCMAAARPLWAVVAVLALAATFATARVNPDVYARLPHAPLAWAGMALFLAGLGTVAAGLAKGRPLAAFLGSGAFIVGLLAATAACVWPVMLRSTLDPAFSLDAHNANAGAYGLRTGLRWWVLAFPIVIAYFAMLFRIHRGKVEAAADGEGY, via the coding sequence ATGGAAATGCTCTGGTTCTGGATGGTTTCGGTGGTGGTGGCGCTCTACGCCGTCATGGACGGCTTCGATTTCGGCGCGGGGGCCCTGCATCTCTTCGTGGCGCGCGACGACCGGGAGCGCCGGGAGGTGCTGGCGGCCATCGGTCCCCTTTGGGACGGCAACGAGGTCTGGCTCCTGGCCGGCGGGGGCCTGCTCTTCCTGGGCTTCCCCAGGGTCCTGGCGGCGGGCTTCTCGGGGTTCTACCTGGCCATGTTCATGGTGATCTGGACCCTGATCATCCGGGGCATCTCCATCGAGTTCCGCTCCCACGTGGCGGACCGGCTCTGGCGGGCCTTCTGGGACGGGGCCTTCGCCCTGGCCAGCGCCCTCATGCCGGTGCTCCTGGGCGCGGCCCTGGGCAACGTGGTGCGGGGGGTGCCCCTGGACGGCTCGGGCTTCTTCAACATCCCCCTCTTCACCCACTGGGGGGTGGGGAACCCGGTGGGGATCCTGGACTGGTACACGCTCCTCACGGGCCTCCTGGTGCTGGCCACCCTCACGGCCCACGGGGCGCTCTTCCTGGCCTGGAAGACCTCGGGCGCCGTGCACCGCCGGTGCATGGCCGCGGCGCGGCCCCTGTGGGCGGTCGTGGCGGTGCTGGCCCTGGCCGCCACCTTCGCCACCGCGCGGGTGAACCCCGACGTCTACGCGCGGCTGCCCCACGCGCCCCTGGCCTGGGCCGGCATGGCGCTGTTCCTGGCGGGCCTGGGGACGGTGGCCGCGGGGCTCGCGAAGGGGCGCCCGCTGGCGGCCTTCCTGGGTTCGGGCGCCTTCATCGTGGGCCTCCTGGCGGCCACCGCCGCCTGCGTGTGGCCCGTGATGCTCCGGAGCACCCTCGACCCCGCCTTCAGCCTGGACGCCCACAACGCCAACGCCGGGGCCTACGGCCTCCGCACGGGGCTGAGGTGGTGGGTGCTGGCCTTCCCCATCGTCATCGCCTACTTCGCCATGCTCTTCCGCATCCACCGGGGCAAGGTGGAGGCCGCCGCGGACGGGGAAGGCTACTGA
- a CDS encoding porin gives MMKRMAPLALALATIPAAAQAPTVGGLVQVWYTQMMDSNLRLNGVGNYYNLRSEFKENGFNLRRTELSLKGPILPGVEYQVMIDPSINTTSANAANSNGSYNPTVLQDVFITYTFMGAQVKVGQFKTLQTYEGNVSSSELLFAERSQLGRVFGDKRDRGLVVAMPFGDPKEFGGRVSLGAFNGMSDLASGKAGDSNAAKDFVLRLDFNVGSAHTFGAYTLQGSTDQTDKGALLAKTFAGANAPTAAQVLDNKDKTTNLGAFYVYKAGPLHLSAEYLTGLLGRRGPSVGAQAGAAGREHLDQKFTGYYLTGAYSFGPHTVLARYDLLNYNSGDQWYAAASPYINAGVDLSPKFTETTLGYTYAFSPAKVKAANLKLNYILRSKNFLKPLASAGQTSEQGGDTVVLAFQVAF, from the coding sequence ATGATGAAGCGCATGGCGCCCCTGGCCCTCGCCCTGGCCACGATCCCCGCAGCCGCCCAGGCCCCCACGGTGGGGGGACTGGTGCAGGTGTGGTACACGCAGATGATGGACAGCAACCTCCGGCTCAACGGCGTGGGCAACTACTACAACCTCCGCAGCGAGTTCAAGGAGAACGGCTTCAACCTCCGGCGCACCGAGCTGAGCCTCAAGGGGCCCATCCTCCCCGGCGTGGAGTACCAGGTGATGATCGATCCCTCCATCAACACCACCTCCGCCAACGCCGCCAACAGCAACGGCTCCTACAACCCCACGGTCCTCCAGGACGTCTTCATCACCTACACCTTCATGGGCGCGCAGGTGAAGGTGGGCCAGTTCAAGACCCTCCAGACCTACGAGGGCAACGTCAGTTCCTCGGAGCTGCTGTTCGCGGAGCGCAGCCAGCTGGGCCGGGTCTTCGGGGACAAGCGGGACCGGGGCCTGGTGGTGGCCATGCCCTTCGGCGACCCCAAGGAATTCGGTGGCCGGGTCTCCCTGGGCGCCTTCAACGGCATGTCGGACCTGGCTTCGGGCAAGGCCGGCGATTCCAACGCCGCCAAGGACTTCGTCCTGCGCCTGGACTTCAACGTCGGTTCCGCCCACACCTTCGGCGCCTACACCCTGCAGGGGAGCACGGACCAGACCGACAAGGGCGCCCTCCTGGCCAAGACCTTCGCCGGCGCCAACGCCCCCACCGCCGCCCAGGTGCTCGACAACAAGGACAAGACCACCAACCTGGGCGCCTTCTACGTCTACAAGGCGGGCCCCCTGCACCTGTCCGCCGAGTACCTCACGGGCCTCCTGGGCCGCCGCGGCCCCTCCGTGGGCGCCCAGGCCGGCGCCGCGGGCCGCGAGCACCTGGACCAGAAGTTCACCGGCTACTACCTCACCGGCGCCTACAGCTTCGGCCCGCACACCGTCCTGGCCCGCTACGACCTGCTCAACTACAACAGCGGCGACCAGTGGTACGCCGCCGCCAGCCCCTACATCAACGCCGGCGTGGACCTCAGCCCCAAGTTCACCGAGACCACCCTGGGATACACCTACGCCTTCAGCCCCGCCAAGGTGAAGGCCGCGAACCTGAAACTGAACTACATCCTCCGCAGCAAGAACTTCCTCAAGCCCCTCGCCTCCGCGGGGCAGACCTCGGAGCAGGGCGGGGACACGGTGGTGCTGGCGTTCCAGGTGGCGTTCTAG
- a CDS encoding winged helix-turn-helix domain-containing protein has translation MPRKPEPVTQAQARRLLLAAQGLLGPPPADLDTLIRQLGYVQMDSINVVERAHHLILGSRLEGYAPADFDALFLGERRLFEHWTHDASAIPLAWYPHWKVRFPRSRARILQNAWWRERVGDRVDELLDLVLERIRAEGPLRSADFEHKQDKGASAWWGWKPQKAALEFLWHAGELAVARRVNFHKVYDLPERVFPAAHALPATTLAKHREWACSTALERLGVATPRELAAYYDALEPAEAARWCAAAAKAGRVRPVETEDGRPAFAVEDWKARLAEPSDRTVLLCPFDPILRDRARALRLFDFDFRFEAFVPEAKRQYGYYVLPILEGEALVGRLDPKFHRDKGVLEIKGLWFEKGIRATRARKAAVSRAAETLAARIGARDVQWTGPGAI, from the coding sequence ATGCCCCGGAAACCCGAACCCGTCACCCAAGCCCAGGCCCGGCGCCTCCTCCTGGCGGCCCAGGGCCTCCTGGGCCCGCCCCCGGCGGACCTGGACACCCTGATCCGGCAGCTGGGCTACGTGCAGATGGATTCCATCAACGTGGTGGAGCGGGCCCACCACCTCATCCTGGGCAGCCGCCTGGAAGGCTACGCCCCCGCGGATTTCGACGCCCTCTTCCTGGGCGAACGCCGCCTCTTCGAGCACTGGACCCACGACGCCTCGGCCATCCCCCTGGCCTGGTACCCCCACTGGAAGGTGCGCTTCCCCCGCAGCCGCGCGCGGATCCTCCAGAACGCCTGGTGGCGGGAGCGGGTGGGGGACAGGGTGGATGAGCTCCTGGACCTGGTGCTGGAGCGCATCCGCGCCGAGGGCCCCCTGCGCAGCGCCGATTTCGAGCACAAGCAGGACAAGGGCGCCAGCGCCTGGTGGGGCTGGAAGCCCCAGAAGGCCGCCCTGGAATTCCTGTGGCACGCCGGCGAACTGGCCGTGGCCCGGCGGGTGAACTTCCACAAGGTCTACGACCTCCCCGAGCGGGTCTTCCCCGCCGCCCACGCCCTGCCCGCCACCACCCTGGCCAAGCATCGCGAGTGGGCCTGCTCCACCGCCCTGGAGCGCCTGGGGGTGGCCACCCCCCGGGAGCTGGCCGCCTACTACGACGCCCTGGAACCCGCCGAAGCCGCCCGGTGGTGCGCCGCCGCCGCCAAGGCCGGCCGCGTCCGCCCCGTGGAGACCGAGGACGGCCGCCCGGCCTTCGCCGTGGAGGACTGGAAGGCCCGCCTCGCCGAGCCCTCCGACCGCACCGTCCTCCTCTGCCCCTTCGACCCCATCCTCCGGGACCGGGCCCGGGCCCTGCGCCTCTTCGATTTCGATTTCCGTTTCGAGGCCTTCGTCCCCGAGGCGAAGCGGCAGTACGGCTACTACGTCCTGCCCATCCTGGAGGGCGAGGCCCTGGTGGGCCGGCTGGATCCCAAGTTCCACCGGGACAAGGGCGTCCTGGAGATCAAGGGGCTCTGGTTCGAAAAGGGCATCCGCGCCACCCGGGCCCGCAAAGCCGCCGTATCCCGAGCCGCCGAGACCCTCGCCGCCCGCATCGGCGCCCGGGACGTGCAATGGACCGGGCCGGGCGCCATCTAG
- the rsmI gene encoding 16S rRNA (cytidine(1402)-2'-O)-methyltransferase, protein MAGHLILVPTPLGNLGDLTERGREALSQCDLVACEDTRRTGGLLAHLGIEKPLARFDDHAPLEARERVALALAGGRTVAYCSDAGMPGVNDPGFELARLAREAGARVTVLPGPSAVTLAVVASGLPSHAFSFWGYLPSRSEPRRAALRRLAAKEETVVVFETPHRIHETLLELEEVVPDREIALGRELTKLHETWYRGTPAQVQAALGSEGRGEMVLVMAGADAKRTVSEDLEAGEDLDGLPEWAQRYLEAAREGGMTLREAVKPLARHLGLPASDVYRMAIER, encoded by the coding sequence TTGGCTGGACATCTCATCCTCGTGCCCACCCCCCTCGGCAACCTGGGGGACCTGACGGAAAGGGGACGGGAAGCCCTTTCCCAATGCGACCTGGTGGCCTGCGAGGACACCCGGCGCACCGGGGGGCTCCTGGCCCACCTGGGGATCGAGAAGCCCCTGGCGCGCTTCGACGACCACGCCCCCCTGGAAGCCCGGGAGCGGGTGGCCCTGGCCCTGGCCGGGGGGCGCACCGTGGCCTACTGCTCCGACGCGGGCATGCCCGGCGTGAACGACCCGGGCTTCGAACTGGCGCGGCTGGCCCGGGAGGCCGGGGCCCGGGTGACGGTGCTGCCGGGCCCTTCGGCGGTGACCCTGGCCGTGGTGGCCTCGGGCCTGCCCAGCCACGCCTTCAGCTTCTGGGGCTACCTCCCCTCCCGCAGCGAGCCCCGCAGGGCGGCCCTGCGCCGGCTGGCGGCCAAGGAGGAGACGGTGGTGGTCTTCGAAACGCCCCATCGCATCCATGAAACATTGCTAGAACTGGAAGAGGTGGTTCCCGACCGGGAGATCGCCCTGGGCCGGGAACTTACCAAGCTCCATGAAACCTGGTACCGGGGCACCCCCGCCCAGGTGCAGGCGGCCCTGGGTTCGGAGGGCCGGGGCGAGATGGTGCTGGTCATGGCGGGCGCCGATGCCAAGCGCACCGTTTCCGAAGATTTGGAAGCCGGCGAAGACCTGGACGGCCTCCCGGAGTGGGCCCAGCGGTACCTGGAGGCCGCCCGGGAAGGGGGCATGACCCTGCGGGAGGCGGTCAAACCCCTCGCCCGGCACCTCGGCCTCCCCGCGAGCGATGTGTACCGCATGGCAATTGAACGGTAA